AACAGCTTATCAATTCTCCCAGACAACAGGTGTTAGATGAACTTAAAAGTGCATTAAAGCTTGCAAAGAGCAGAGGGGCAGGTATTGTAGGTTTAGGTGCGTATACATCTGTTGTTTCTATGGGTGGATTGTATTTAAAGGATCAAGGCATACCAATAACTACAGGTAATAGTTATACAGTGGTTACAGCGGTAGACTCTGTGACTGCCGCACTAAAAAAATTAAACCAGAACCCCAGTGAATCTGTAGCGGCAGTAGTTGGGGCTACAGGTTCTATAGGAAAAGGGACATCTATACTCATATCTGAAAATGTTTCTAAGTTGATATTGGTAGGGAATCCGAGGAATAGAAGATCCAGTTATGCTAGATTGTATAGAGTTGCTGCCGAGGTATGTAAACATATTTCAACTTTGATTCACCAAGGAGTAACATTTGACCCAGGCAGCATAGGAGATAAATTATCCAAATGTGGTTTTCTACCTGATTATGATCAGCCTTTGCAAAGCTTTATAGAATTTGTTAAATCCTATGATAGAAAAGAAAGCCCAGTGATAATTTCTACATCAGTAAATGAAGTGCTGCCTTTAGCCGATGTAGTTATAAGTGCTACCAGCAGTGTAGGCAAGTTGATAACGCCAGCTAATTTAAAAATAGGGGCAATAGTCTGTGATATGTCAAGGCCTGCCAATGTAAGTGAAGAGGTGGAAAAAACTAGACCCGATGTTTTAGCTATAGATGGAGGAGTAATACAAGTTCCCGGCAATGCTGACCTAGGATGGGATTTTGGATTTGATGTGGGTCAGGCCTACGCTTGTATGTCAGAAACCATTATGTTAGCCTTAGAGAAGCATTATAAAAATACAAGTATCGGGGCTTCTGGAATATCTTTGAAAAATATATTGTTTACTAGAGAACTTGCTGAAAAACACGGATTTGAGCTAGCAAGGTTCAGGAGTTTTGATAGGCCTTTGGGCGATAAAAAGTGGGAAAGAATAATAAAGTCGAGAAATAAATGCATGATAAAAAAGGATGTACTTTGAAGTATATCCTTTTTTTATTTTTTCATCTTATATACAAGATACGAAAAATATTCATAAAAAAAGGGAAAGTAGAGTTTTTGTCGAATTTAAAAATTAAGGAGCTGGGAAAAATAATACATAATTTGCAAAGAAGGGATATATCTATGAAAACAAATAAAGCAATAAAGATCATAATTATCACTAAATTATTTCAGATAATTACTTTATTGTCTTTTGCTATACACTTTTTTAAAACAGCTGAAACAACACATTATTTACCATTAGTTGCCATATTTGCAATGACATGTATTTTTGAAATAATATTTTTGAACAGTCGGCACTTAGCTAAAAATCGGCAGATAGATAACCATACAAAAAGGTCGAGCTATGAAAATGTTAAAAAATTAAATCTAACGTTAAAAGCTCAAAGACATGATTTTATAAATCATATTCAGGTAATATATAGTCTGCTTCAATTAAACAAGAAAGAAGAAGCCCAAAGATATATAATAGATCTCTATAGTGAGATAAAAAGCATTAATAGCGTTATAAAGACAGAGAATGCAATACTAAATGCGTTACTCCA
The DNA window shown above is from Clostridia bacterium and carries:
- a CDS encoding ATP-binding protein, translating into MKTNKAIKIIIITKLFQIITLLSFAIHFFKTAETTHYLPLVAIFAMTCIFEIIFLNSRHLAKNRQIDNHTKRSSYENVKKLNLTLKAQRHDFINHIQVIYSLLQLNKKEEAQRYIIDLYSEIKSINSVIKTENAILNALLQSKIKKAEDYGIDISFEIDSDLERIKLKDWELSAILSNIIDNAIDACKDLPEEMRIIEVDVFDDDIYHVFSVNNKGPIIDKNQIDEIFKPGFTTKGKGGNGLGLYIVDNIISKHGGTITVESNQREGTTFKVRLP